The Seriola aureovittata isolate HTS-2021-v1 ecotype China chromosome 7, ASM2101889v1, whole genome shotgun sequence genome includes the window TCATCTGTTCAGCACTTGAAGAAGGTACACCAGAGGAGAGAGGCATCAGAGGAGAATGAGCTGAAGGCATACTAGTTTTTATGTTGAAACTCAGTGTATAATCACTGGGGTGGAGATGAGTTTCCAGAATAAACAGCAAGTGGTTGATTTCAGCTATGTCTCTGATCACAGCCAAGGTGTCCAGCATGAACCTGAGAGAGGTGGGTACTTTTTTGTATTCTTGGATCATGAGGAAAATGACtgaagtgagtgttttttttttttggagtgaaAAGGTTATGAAAGGGTCTGACGTTTAGCATTCTGTTAgccaaaacacagaggaagtcaCTCAATTCTTAAAAGCAAGATCTGACTTGATATTATCTCCTGGTTGTCTATAAAAAAATCCGAGGCCTCACTCGTTGCGTGCTGAACTTGTCTGATGCATATCGCATAATCACCTCTGAAAATAGAATCTCATAAACTAATTTTAGCCTGCCTGCCCATATACTATGCGGTGTGTGACAGATTCATCACTTCATGTGATGCGCAGCATTGTGGTTAACAAATATAGCACGCTGCATCAAGGGGAATGCCCTTCACTGGGTTTCTGACTGAATGGTATTCATTCTGTGACTACTTTTACACTCATTGACATTATCAATAAAAGCCAGACGTGAGTTTTACAACTGTTGACACAGCAGCCAGCTGCTATGAGGCTAACTGAAGCGGCATACCTGCCAGGCTCTATGTGCTCCCACTGACTGTGCTTGTGTGTCACTGCACTTGTCTGCCTATGATTTCCTTTTGTGCTAGCTTGTGCGtgccctttgtgtgtgtgtgtgtgtgtgtgtgccacgGTGCATCTGTGTTTAACACTGCAGCAAACTCTCTTTGTCTTAATCAGAAGCTCAGAGCGATGCGAGAGTGCTGTCAGTTTTCCACAGGGGAGGGCCTAATTCACTCAGTGAGTGATGCAATCAATCAAATAAAGCATCCATCAGCGCTGCTGGAGGAATTCCTGTAGAGTACATATGACAGCAGGATGTGCCAAATAGAGCCTTAGATGAACTGATCAAACAAACAGAGTGGCTGTGCAACTTGCGACTGCACAGCAACCACATACAGTAACCGCTTTGAGATGATTGCTAAGCTTCTCCAGATGTTTATAAGGAAAGGAGGCAGTAAGTCGCTGCAAGACATGTTGCTGAGAGTTGTGTAGGGGTATTGTTCTAAAATGTAATCACAGTTAATTACCACCATAATGTCATGCACTATACTTCTTTACAGTTAAAAtatatctctttctttttttttccagatgcaTACAGCTACACACCAAATGTCAGCCTGTCCCTTCCACTGGGCATGGGAAACCCCTGTCTGGCCAACCAGTACCACACCTTACAGACCAGCCCAGTCATCTCAGTTTCTTCTTGCCACCAGACAGGCTACAGTCTCCAGAATGATAACCATGCAGCATCAGGCTATTACCTGCCCCACGGCCTGAGACCCAATGGGGCTCCAGCCCTGGAAAGCCCTCGTATTGAGATCACTGCCTACAGCCAGTACCCCGAGGATGAGGTGGAAGAGAGCAGCAGCGAGGACCACATCATCAAACGAGGCGTTAACTCCATCGTCACACTGACGCTGCCCAACGCAGACGGCTACCGTGACCCCAGCTGCCTCAGCCCTGCGAGTAGCATCTCGTCACGCAGCTGCAACTCTGAGGCGTCCTCCTATGAGTCCGGCTTCTACAACTACGACAACTCCCCACAGAACTCGCCTTGGCAGTCTCCGTGCGTGTCTCCCAGAGGCTCGTCCTCACTTCTGTCCTGCCCGCATGCCGGCGGCCCAGCAGGCTCCCCTCACCACTCgccctccacctcccctcagATAGGAGCCATGGCTGAGGAAGGATGGCCGGCTCAACCTCGTGGCTCCAGGCCTAACTCCCCTTCCTGCAGTGGAGGCGGTGGAGGCAACGGCGGAGGTGGTGGGGTGGGCAAGAGAAAGTACAGCTTCAACGGTGCCCCCTACCGTCAGACATCCTGCTCACCCATCCAGTCTCCTATCCCCTCTCCGCATGGCTCCCCAAGGGTCAGCGTCACAGATGAGAACTGGCTCGCCAACACCAACCAGTACACCAACTCTGCTATCGTGGCCGCCATCAATGCTCTGACCACAGACGGAGTGATAGACATGGGGGAGGGAATCCCGATCAAGACACGGAAGACAATGCTTGACCACTCACCCTCCATGAGCCTGAAGGTGGAGCCAGGTGGCGAGGAGCTGGGTCCCGATGGGGAGCTCTGCCATGAGGACTACCCCTCCCGACTGGCCCTCAAGAAGGAAAACTACTGTGGAGGGTTCCTGGATGTGCCCCAGCACCCATACTCCTGGTCTAAACCCAAGCCTTACCTCAGGTAGGTGACACTGCTTTGGCATCTGTTGAATAAACTGAGTCGTTCTGTACCAAAGTTAATCACACAAATCCACAAGATGAAGCACTTGTGACTTCAAAGATGATTGAACCAGTCAATGTAAAACCCAACCCGCAGTCTTGCCTCTAAATTGCAGTGCAAAGACAATGAAGCGAAAACAAGCGTTTACTGATTTAGACAGATTTATGGTTTCTAACGTTCTGCCTAAGGACTACTTTCTCCCAGCAAAGGAATAACAATTCATCCAGTAGCGCCACCACTGTGCTCCGttgttgtcttttcatttcCACATTTAGCGTAATTTATTCATTGCAAGGACAagattgttttagtttttaatcttCAAAGGCCATATCAAAAGGCAGAAATCCAAAAGTTGCATGCTCTTCACTTCCAAAAGAGTTCTCTTTGAAGATCAAAACTATTTCATAAATCATATTTCACAGGGAGGAGTTGCCTAgcatgtgtatgtctgtgtgtgcgttttttTCGATTTCAAATGTGTACCTCGTAACATTTTTTCCAAGCCAATGACACTCTTTCCTGTCGGAAATCAAGTGTTTGATTAAGATAGTGAGCAACAGGAAGTAATGGTGACAGGTCTAGCTGAAGGGGAAGCAGTCTGTGAGTTAATCAGGCAGCTTGCCGCTCTGGTCCGCCGCGCCATCAGCCCATCTCTTTCTGTGGAGCTAACGTGATGTCATGCACTGACTGGGCAGATAAAGCCCTGCAGGGGGAAATCAGTTCGTTTTGGGTCAACAAACAGCCTGCAAGTTCCACAAAGATGCCAAAGATTGGTTTCAGTTGAGCCACCCTTCAGGTCAGGGGTTTGCGTTTACCAGGCATCCGGCACAGAGAAATATTGTCTtgcacatgtttgttttggtttagatATCTCCACGGTGTTCACATGGGAAGCTCTGGCTCTGCATCTGAACAATGATGTTAAGGGAGGCCAGCTGTAGCTCTGAGAAAGAGATATGCTCCAAGGCAGGGTGTGCTGCTGACCTTATTCCACTGTATAACTCCATTGTCTGCAGCATTagtgtggttgtgttttataattttACAGTTATCAATATGGAATGCATAATAATTGTATCAAAGGACAGGCTGGTTGCCAGTTGGtgtgaaatttgtttttgtgccctAGAAATGTCTTTACTCCCGCTGTCACTTTGTTAACTCTGCATGTCTGTTTCCACCTGTCACaccataataaaaaacacactgctCTCTAACCAGGGCACATTTGACtctcatttttttattttttttgtaaaaaaaaaaaaggggactCTCATTATTACCCAGACCCAAGGAATTACACACGTCAGTGAATGACTTCAATTGATTAGATTATAGACCATGATGAAATGGAGAAGGATCAAGCTAGTTGGATTACACTTAAGTGTCCTAATTTTGAAGCTAATTTAAAGCAAGTTTAGGACTTTTTGATTTGCACTTCCTTGGCAGTTATTGAACCGTGGAAAAACGGCAACCTCACAGTTCCTGCTCTggcaaatcaaatcaaaacaaagaaaaaagaaggaaaggacaATCATTCTCCTAAATTACAAGAAAACTGGAAATGTGAAACaagcaacttcctgtttttcaggAAAGATAATTGTAAATCTTTCATGGACTAGATAGAAGTTAATTCACTATTATGTCAGTCACTGGCCCAGTAAAAATACAGCTGATATTTTGTATATCCTTACTTTATCCTAATAACAAGCAATGTGTCATGTTATTCCAGCCCATCCCTGCCAGCTCTTGACTGGCAGCTTCCGTCCTGCTCTGGCCCTTACAACCTTCAGATTGAGGTGCAGCCAAAGTCCCACCACAGGGCCCACTATGAGACTGAAGGCAGCCGAGGGGCCGTGAAGGCGCTCTCCGGAGGACACCCTGTTGTACAGGTACGTCACCAGCATTATATTCACAGACAGCAACTGTTTACTGAATCAAGGTTGGCTTTGTGCGTTTAAACTGTGTAATAATTTGTTGTCCTTACAGCATAAGTAGTACCAAGCAGACAAGTGTGGGCTGATTAACGGCTATTTTTTTCTGGCAAACAACAAGCTCGTGACATGGATGTTTGG containing:
- the LOC130172850 gene encoding nuclear factor of activated T-cells, cytoplasmic 1-like isoform X3, whose protein sequence is MQDTFCLSVKSKFSFGATVAKERGLQLLTSLANMKSAEEDAYSYTPNVSLSLPLGMGNPCLANQYHTLQTSPVISVSSCHQTGYSLQNDNHAASGYYLPHGLRPNGAPALESPRIEITAYSQYPEDEVEESSSEDHIIKRGVNSIVTLTLPNADGYRDPSCLSPASSISSRSCNSEASSYESGFYNYDNSPQNSPWQSPCVSPRGSSSLLSCPHAGGPAGSPHHSPSTSPQIGAMAEEGWPAQPRGSRPNSPSCSGGGGGNGGGGGVGKRKYSFNGAPYRQTSCSPIQSPIPSPHGSPRVSVTDENWLANTNQYTNSAIVAAINALTTDGVIDMGEGIPIKTRKTMLDHSPSMSLKVEPGGEELGPDGELCHEDYPSRLALKKENYCGGFLDVPQHPYSWSKPKPYLSPSLPALDWQLPSCSGPYNLQIEVQPKSHHRAHYETEGSRGAVKALSGGHPVVQLYGYMESEPLTLQLFIGTADDRLLRPHAFYQVHRITGKTVSTASHEVMQSNTKILEIPLLPENNMRAIIDCAGILKLRNSDIELRKGETDIGRKNTRVRLVFRVHINQPNGRTVSLQTASNPIECSQRSAQELPLVEKQSVESYPATGGKMMLLSGLNFLPDSKVVFVEKAQDGHHLWETEAKVDKDSVKSSTLVVEIPPYRNQRISSPVHVNFYVCNGKRKRSQCQRFTYLPPNVNEIIRNDLSSISVHTHA